Genomic window (Litorilinea aerophila):
CTTCACACAGGAGTTAAGATTCATGCGTTTGGAAGGAAAAGTTGCCCTTGTGACCGGCGGCGGCACCGGCATCGGCCAGGCCAGCGCCGCCGCCCTGGCCAGCGAAGGCGCCCAGGTGATCATCACCGGCCGCCGCGCGGCCAAACTGGAAGAGACCTGCGCGGCCATCCAGAGCCCGCGACCCGTCCGCTACCGGGTGGCGGATGTGGCGGACCGGGAGCAGGTGGCGGCCCTGGTCCACTGGATCAACCAGGAGTTCGGCCCCATCCACATCCTGGTCAACAACGCGGGGGTCAACGTGGCCCGACGGCGCCTGGCGGAGCTATCCCCGGAGGACTGGGACTACATCATGCAGGTCAACGCCACCGGCGCCTTCAACGTCATCCACGCGGTACTGCCCCAGATGCGGGAGCGGCGGGATGGGGTGATCGTCAACATCTCGTCTCTGGCCGGGGTGCGGGCCAGCCCCCTGGGCGGCGCAGCCTACAGCGCCTCCAAGCATGCCCTCTCGGCCTTGACCCGGGTCATCGCCATCGAGGAGAAGGATAACGGCATCCGGGCCACCAACCTCTGCCCGGGCGAGGTCAACACCCCCATCCTGGACGACCGGCCGGTCCCGGTCAGCGAAGAGCACCGGGCCCAGATCCTCCAGCCCGAGGATGTGGCTGCGGCGGTGCTCTTCGTGGCCACCCTGCCGCCCCGGGCCCACGTGCCGGAGCTCTACATCAAGCCCACCACGCAGCTGTTTGCATGAGTAGGGACGGGGCTTGCCCTGTCCGACGTGGGCGGGCAAGGCAAGCCTTGCTCCTACGGGGGTGCATCCCCGGATTGGCAACTTCTTGACATCCAGTCTGGGCGTCTGTATACTCTACGCCAGAATAATCAAAGAATGGAACAACAGTGCACCGGAGGAGTACCCGCCGGACACGCCAGAGAGACGGGGCCACAGGCTGAAAGCCCTGTTCGTTGTGAAAGCGGGGAAGGTCGCCGGGAAGGTTGGCAAAGCGAAGAGGAAAATATTCATTGAAAATTGAGAATTGAAAATGATTAATGAGAGTGGGGTCCGGCTCGTTCCATTAATCATTTTCAATTAGCCATTTTCAATTCATTCTTCCTCTAGTTTTGTCCGGGAAAGCCCGTTACAGCGCCAGAGGGAAACGCCGACGGATCGGCGTTTAACCAGGGTGGTACCGCGGAGTCGCTTCGTCCTTGGAGACAGGCGGCTCTCTTTTTTGCCCTGCTGAGGATCCCAAGCATACGCCGGAGGACGTAGCCCATGTCAAGTAATGCCAATCAGATGCCAAAAACGTATGACCATACCCGGGTGGAAGAAGAGCTATACGAATGGTGGGAGAAAAATGACTTCTTCCGCCCGGAAAAGCAAATCGCCATCGGCCAGGCACTGCCGGATGCCGAGCCCTTCGTCATCAGCATGCCCCCGCCCAACGTCACCGGGGCCCTGCACCTGGGCCACGCCATCACCAGCAGCATCGAGGACATGCTCATCCGCTACAACCGCATGGTGGGGCGACCCACCCTGTGGGTGCCCGGCACCGACCACGCCGGCATCGCCACCCAAAATGTGGTGGAGCGGAAGCTGGAAGCCCAGGGGATCACCCGCCACGACCTGGGCCGGGAAGCCTTTGTGCGGGAGGTGTGGGCCTGGAAGGATGAGTACCACGCCCGCATCACCGCGCAGCAGCGGCGCATGGGCATCTCCTGCGACTGGCAGCGGGAGCGCTTCACCCTGGATGACGGCCTGAGCGACGCGGTGCTGGAGGCCTTCATCACCCTGTACCGGGATGGGCTCATCTACCGGGGCAACTATCTGGTCAACTGGTGTCCCCGCTGCATGAGCGCCATCAGCGACCTGGAGGTGGAGTATGAGGAGGTCCACGGCAAGCTCTATACCTTCCGCTACCCCCTCAAAGACGGCGGCTACGTGGAGGTGAGCACCACCCGCCCCGAAACCATCCTGGGCGACACCGCGGTGGCCGTCCATCCGGACGACGAGCGATACCGGCACCTCATCGGTAAGACAGCCCTGGTGCCCATGCTCAACCGGGAGATCCCCATCATCGCCGACGAGCATGTGGACCCTGAGTTCGGCACGGGCGCGCTCAAGGTGACGCCCGGCCACGATCCCAACGACTACGAGATCGGCCGGCGCCACGATCTGCCCATGATCAACATCATGAACCAGGACGCCACCCTCAACGACGAGGCGGGCCCCTACGCCGGCCTGGACCGCTACGAGGCCCGGGAGAAGCTGTGGGCAGACATGGAGCAGGCTGGCCTCACCGTGCGGGTGGAGGAGCGGGTCCACCAGGTGGGCCACTGCGAGCGCTGTGGGACGGTGGTGGAGCCCCTCCTCAGCGAACAGTGGTGGGTGCGCACCAAGCCCCTGGCCGAACCTTCCATCGAGGCTGTGCGCA
Coding sequences:
- a CDS encoding SDR family oxidoreductase; this translates as MRLEGKVALVTGGGTGIGQASAAALASEGAQVIITGRRAAKLEETCAAIQSPRPVRYRVADVADREQVAALVHWINQEFGPIHILVNNAGVNVARRRLAELSPEDWDYIMQVNATGAFNVIHAVLPQMRERRDGVIVNISSLAGVRASPLGGAAYSASKHALSALTRVIAIEEKDNGIRATNLCPGEVNTPILDDRPVPVSEEHRAQILQPEDVAAAVLFVATLPPRAHVPELYIKPTTQLFA